The sequence TGAAACTTGAGAGGCCGAAGTCATAAGCTGAAATttatagaaaaattttaaacaacaaTCATACAAGATTTAAACTTTACTAcactattaattattttgaaattatatatatatatagttttctTATGTTGCACACCAACTATGCACATCATTTATGTGACACTCAATTATTGGATGTATAATTCATCACATTCAATAGATGAGTGACACCTCATGGTGTACACAATGGGTGAGCACAGTAGGTGTGCAGCATAataaaattgtatatatatatatatatatatatatatatattatgtgtcaattcgggtgggttcgagtcgggtcgggtcgggttgaCTAAAATAGTATTTAAAAAGTTCTCAACCCGAACCCGACTTAACCCGAAAATGGCCAACCCGAACCCGCCTAACCCGGATAACCCGATCAACTTTAATCAAtccgattttatttttaattttttattttttttatagaaaataattaaataaaaattcaaaacacacaataataataataatatttaatttaaacacataataacaaaatataagcttatatataatttaaatttaaaaatttagttgtaaaaaaatttaactatacttactacaaaaaaataaaattattttaaaacatcAATAatgtgaaaaataaatattaaatgacgaaaatctattatataaatatacaatttttttttcaaatatacaaCATTTAAAAATTTAGCAAATCTTtcctaattttatatataaaaaaaattcgggtcAACCCGGGTTGACCTGAACCTAACTTAaacccgattaattttttcGGATCAGCTTTCGAGTAAATCCGAACCCAAAAACCCCTAATCCTAACCCGATCTTTTTCGGATTGATTCATATCGAATTAGCGGGTTGAGTTCAATTTTGAcacctctatatatatatatatatatatatatatatatatataacaaaaaaaacaaaaaaaaagctCAGCAGAGCCCATATCTAGATCCATCCATGTATGGAACAGACAAGCGCACCCACTTAAGGGATAATGAATGCTCTAATATGTGTATAGAACTTTCAAATACTTTAATCAACCGTGTGAGGCACATTTCACATCAGTATAACTGTATAAACATTACAAAACTGAATATaacattatttaaaaataatcaaatggaaAATTGATTTAATGATTAATCATAATCACAACCCCAAATTTCAATTCATCGAAATAAACACAGTATTATTTATACATATTATTCTATGTCTTATTCTCATGCTATAATAATcacaatataatttattcatgccgATCCTATCGTCCAACCAAACGCGactagagccgtcaatttggaTTAGGCTCGTCGGGTTGGCCCGGCCCGGCCCGCCAtataatttaagtgggttggattgaaattttttcaacccaacaaaagaTGGGCCTAAATGGGCCAACCCGCTAAGGCCCGCGACCCGCGCTGATTGGCTCGCGGGCCTGgagaattaataatttatttttatttttattgtgatatatttattttttaataaaagttgtgaatttttttggtattaattactttatataaaatttacacacataaaatcaataattaaaattattattaatatatttctattaatatttatttatgaaatgatatttataacaaattataatattttttatctattttatttGTCGTGAGCCAACTCGCGGACCGACCCGCCTAACTAACAACCTACCTTGGATtgagttgggttgaggattttcaGCCCGCTAGGATGGTGGGTTGGCCCGCCATCAACCCGTCAAAATGTGGGTTTTTTGTGGGCCGGCCCACCCCACCATGGATTGATCCGTTTGACAGCTCTACGCGACCAAAAAGAAATGGAACTTGGAAGAATAGTCGTCTCTCTCGCATCACAGTTTATTTTCCACTGCAAGAAAGAGTTATGGCCTATGGGACCTAGTCTTCTACTCGAACATCTATCTTATTACAAATTTACAATAGACAGTTGGAGCTTTTTTTCACTAACCTTGACTATTGAAGAATGGGATCAATAAAAAATCTTGCCCATTACTTATTTAGTTCAAAGCAAATCATATCTGGATCACATTATTCATTGTCACAATGTGATTATTAATCCTCTTTCTcaatataaaattatgaatCCCATCGACCTAGCAAATGGGATGGAGAGATAACACAAAATTTCCCCTAAATTATTAGATGTGATACCAATAATTCATCTTTCAATTATGCTAACTGTTTTCATAATATTGGCAATGCATTAATATTTCTCCTATATACCACTTCACCAATCAAATTATAGTTTATTAATAtgtatcttttttttttgacgtgggaacccgcagccgctatcTTCAGTGCGCACTGGATAAACccccggactaacgcaatagcctgcaaactacgttaaCCAGGTAAACCATACTAGGCAAACCCTGTATAACAGGCTAATCCAAAAAGGTGTTGGTATCTACTtcaccaacttggacacccccTTAAGGGTTATTAATATGTATCCTTGATTCCTTGTAGAGCGGCCATAATGCACATAGTATTAATTAAAAGTAACTAAGTTTTGGTACGttggtgaaatttttttttaaacaagaaACTAAAAATATCGTAAAAAATCGTGAGACTGTAATATAAATATGTTGTCATGGAACACAACGCCACGATAGATCTTAATCCCATTAATCATTTCTTGTCTTTCTACTCAGAAAATAAGTGTCGGAAAATAATCCCACAAATATTATCATCTCCTCCACTACAATTACAATTTGAAATCTTGATAGAAATAACAATCAGGTATTGTGTGTCTCATGATCTTCCTAACAATCTCAATCCCATCCACCAAACAAATCCATATTACAAAACCTTATGATACATACACAAGAGTGTCTCACAGTGTTATTTATAGACGTACCTATCTATGTTCACTCATAGTgagcaaaaaaattataaaatataatattcaagATATATGCAAATCCGATTAACGTATATAAACAAGGAAAAAAAGAGATAACACTCGCAAATTAAGTCTAGATTCATTGAACCTGCGATGTAGGAATCATGGAGAATAATCCCATCAATATGATAGATTCTTCGTGAGAATGGAATCCCAAATGCCATCCATTTATCACAAACAGTGTGTTTGGACGAATAGaaaatgaaatttgaaattgaaattgaaatttaaatttaaattcataaaattagaATTCTATATTTGTGTTTGACAAAAAgtttaatatattttagaatttgatagtataaattttggataaatgatgttttgtaaaaaaaattataaataaaacttaaaatttattagtaaagtatataaatttattattaaaaataattttactgttttataaactcaaatttcGTAAAATACCATGAAATCCGACTAATTTTGTCAAATATCACTTAGTTAAATGAAATTCTATGAAATCTCATCAAATATAATTTCGTTTTGAAATCGCATCttgtcaaacacaaaaacaatattttcaatttaaaacccaacaaatctgtctaatttatatttaaacatGGTAAAAGGATCTTATTTTAATTTCCTACTTGAGAGTTGAGAATCCAATTGAATAATGAGGGGCAATTCAGTCAATTGACCTCCAAGGACAGAACTGTAAATTCGCTCACGCGAGGGCCCTTTATAAAATGAAATCTGCCGTTTCAGTTCGATTCCAACCAAATTTCGACAATACCCCCTCTCGTCTTACCCCACGGGTTCCCCCTTTTCTCTCTCTATctacatatacatacatatatacatacagAGAGAGAGAGGGGAATGGGAGGCCAGAAGTTCGCCGTCCTTCTGTGCGCGGAGGATTCCGACCACGTGAAGAAGATGTACGGTGGCTACTACGGTGTTTTCGTGCGAATGCTGCGGGAAGAGGGGGAGGTGTGGGACCTGTTCAGGGTGGCCAAGGGCGAGTTCCCGACGGACGAAGAGATCGGAGAATACGAAGGCTTCGTGATCACCGGCAGTTGCAATGACGCGCACGGAAGCGATATCTGGATCTGCAAACTCgtgattttgctgaagaaaTTGGACGCCATGAAGAAGAAGGTCCTCGGGTTTTGCTTCGGCCACCAggttattactattattattatttttttcgattgattaatttatttattttctgcgTTTTCTTCGTTGCCTTGAATTGACAGCTCAGAGTTCGGCGCGTTTTGTGCCTCTCTGCTTGCCTCCCATTTAGTGCGCCAACTAGTAGAGTTTTGAGTATCTCTGATCACTGagggaaaataaaatatttactagttgtaattgaataattatttttcaactTAATATTTCTATTGAATTTATGCTAAATTTCGTGATCGTTAATTGATGATAAGTTTGATATTTATGATTGctgctaaaataaaaaaaaaaatattttccctgCATGACGTGAGCAATATGcttataatgttttttttaaattaaataaatgttataGAAAAATCCATGTGAATTAAGAATGAATTTTTGGTTTTTCGATATTGTTAAAGTTCAATATTTCTTGCAGTTTGTGTTTTGTTTTTGCACAGCTGGCCTTTCTTTTCGGGTTCATGTCAACTGCATGTGTCTTTCCTTAGTTCTCACTCATTTTCCCACTTCATGtttttatattcaaataaattataagatTGGTCTATAAACTTATCAATCACTCCGGATTTTATTATGAAATTAACGTAGATAACAAAACATAGCCTTGCCCACTACATTGACATTCTATATATTGCCGCGACGCGGCCTCGCTGAAATTCTTTGTTTAATGGGGAATTGATTTTCTACTGAAGAAAGGTGTTGATTGCCAAGTCTGAACCTTTTTCTATATACAGAGGAAAAGAAAGTCAACTTTACGGGGCCTATCTTTAATTAAACTATAAGTTGAATTGCATATGGTAGATGTCACGTTTTACATGGAAACCGAATTATgaccttaaattatttaaatgctAGAATTTGTAGACTCTCAAGTGCTTGGAAAGGTCACACGGAGATACAATCAACTTTGATTAGTTAAGTTCGAAatgttaaaattttttgttaaaCAGAAAATTTCATAAACTTTAATGTTTGGCATTCTGAGATGGAGTACACGTTGGATCATCGAAAAATGGAGAAATTACTGCCTCGAACCCCCACCAATTAACTAAGATTGCTCGGGGTTGGGAGAGTTTATTACTTTGTTGTGTATTCCTTGTGTATTTGTATATGATTTGGATTTAGACATTATGGCTAGAGGGTTTTTTTGCTTCTTTTGAATGAAGAAACATATGACAAAAGCGAACTAGTAATGTCTTTGGTGGCATAATTGATGCCAAAATTCTGAATATTCccttttgataaattttgttTGGTTTCATATGGCAAGATGGAACAAGAAACTTGTTACAACTTTCACATCTCTTTCACATTAACTTTTCAcacttttaatttataaatttagcGTTCAATTATTGTTTTTGTTTCGTCTCGACTCTAGCTTGATGATGTTAGTTTCAATACCTAGAGGAACACCCTTAAAGCATGTGATAACTCGTACTATGTCCCAGCTCTGATAGTCAATACTTGGCAGAAAATTAAAAGTGAATATAATTGATTGTGCTTTATTGAGATACATATGAGATAAAAAAATTATCTGCCcgtatttttatatttgaaattgttctaaatttttaaattcCGCCACTAAGACGACTTCTTAGATAATTATCTTAACTAGCAAATGTGCTTGCGTGTACGGGTCGATTTTAATCTTTAGTTAAAAttgtatatttataaaatacttTAATTAGAAAACAAGATTTGTGTGCCATCATGCCTAATACCGATAAACATGTATGTCCCGAACAAAGTAGTATTATAGGTTTTATTTTGCCGGCATACCTAGGAAAAATCAAGCatcttaaaaaatattaaattgtgaGTTTTGattactttaaaaaaattagctcacattattttattttactttattttatttgccaaaatttttataattcgGTTTGCAATCTTATCATACTGCATACATGCTTAAAGTTCAAGAAATCTTTATGTTACACATCATGCTTGGGGCCGCAATTATATATGGTATTCATAGTGGCCACATAAGGGTGTCCcatgtatataaaaaaattccaaatgaTTTAACGTAATTCACAATGATTTTCTTGAATTTGTGACTTCTAAATTTTATGAAGTCAACTCTGCGTTGACCATTTCCCCTGCCTTTAAAATTCCTTCAAGAACACAATAGTATAATATATCAGTatgttattttcattttagtaTGAGACATAGTATACATATTTTTCCATCATGGAAATtcaagaatttgataatattcaaatcaaaccaTAAGCTTGCATTGCTACGAAATGTTTTTGTGTCTAATGGATTTTTTCTTTTGTATTCCTATTAGATTTTGGGACGAGCTTTGGGCGGAAAGACGGGCCGAGCGATCACAGGATGGGACATCGGATTAAGGGAAGTTGAGTTCTTGCCATCACAAATGTTCGCTTCTCTGAAAatgcccccttccctctctatcATCGAGTTCCACAGGGATGAGGTTGGATCAAGAAAACTTACTGCTTCTTTATTCTAATCAGCTTCTTACAAATTATAATAAACATTGCTGGATTATATAGGTATGGGAACTCCCTCCAAAAGCTGAGGTCCTAGCTTGGTCAAAAAAGACCGGAGTTGAGATGTTTAGGTATGGCAATCACATTATGGGAATCCAAGGCCATCCCGAGTACACCAAAGACATCGTTTTGCACATAATCAATCGCCTTCTCAATCTCAAGGTCATCGAGGTACTTGATCATATCCCCATCTGATATATATCTCAAGCAGAAAGACGCcactttttatttttctgatctTTCATTCTAACAATTTATTCACTCGTAAACGTGCAGGAGAGTCTTGGTGAAGAGGCCAAGTCTAGGTTAGAGGCCGGTGAACCCGACAGGGAGGCGTGGAAGAAACTATGCGTAAGCTTCCTTAAAGGGAGATTGTGATGCAAACCCTCCCAAGAGTTCCATGTAGATGTAAATAGAGAGGTTACTTCGGGCAATTTGGTAAGAATATTAACTAGTTGGGGGTTCCATTAACACCTGTGGAGTTGTCTTAAATTAAAGATATGCATCATCGCATGTCATCGGAATGAAACATTATATTCGGTGAAATTTGATCTAATCaatttgataattataattattattatgtcaCATTCAATGTCTATTTCTTCTAGTTTTTCTTCGCTCATAATTTATAGATGAGATGCGAGTAGCGGTTGTCGTAAGCCAAGTGTCAGTTGTGGATAATCTGACCGAATTCGCTACACGACCCGATCCGACCCCGACCtttcaaattaaatttaatagtaGTGTGTTTAGTTTGAATTTGCCatgatgaaattatttttaagcaATTTTGGTCGGAGACTGCCTTTCTCCAACGCATGCACGGTGTTGaagtaggggtgcaaacgaatcgaacctgttcgtgagctttacgatctcgctcgataaatatttgattcgtattcgagcttatcgaactcgagccgaattcgaacatgttcgaacatttttttcgagccgagctcgagccgaaattactccgttcgatagttcgcgaatagttcgcgagccttaatatttaattaatataatataattatataataatatatatacatttcgagctttcgaaccataatatccgaatagttcacgaataggttcgaatatttctaaccgaactcgaacttgaACTTTATTTCGATCCGAACTCGatccaaaatatttgaaattatcgaacttcgaatcgagctcgaaatcgaatatactcttatcgagccgaattcgaaccttaaaattttaccattattcggctcgattcggttcgtttacACCCCTACGAAGAAAACACAAAATGGAATAATTATCTCAACAcgtttttgtttctttgtttcaTTATTGGAATTTGGACGTGTCAACCAACATAAATAATACCATTTAAAAGAGGAGACAATGGTCCCATCAATTGCATATGCCATCATGTTACTTTAAGGAGATTAAATTCCattatttatatgttgaataaataaatatatcacGTCCTTGCATCTTTAATTTGGATGCATTTGAATAAAGCAAATTGTCAAATTCCacatattataaattaaataaatttctaTATGAGTGCCATATAGCTTCTAATCAACTTGACTCATAAAAATATgagtaaaaatatattttaatacatgaattattgataaaatattaaattaatacaCGAACTACTgaaaatgatttaattgttaaatgatcaagttataaatataattttaccctttacttaaattatttaaaatcaaatatttttgttaaatttaaatagatatacattttatttttcaaaactaTTTTATTGATTGAAAGTATAAGcacaaatttatatttatttaaattttatattataaaaaaagagATAGTACtcattgtacaaaaatttataaatattaatttatacaagcatacacatatatatgtatataacaCTTAATAAAAtacatattcaaaaataatatacattaaaaatatttataaatatataaaaaatgatatttttatatttatctatgttataatattactatttatattaataaaattaccaTTCgtcaataaatcaaaatatacagaagctaaaatataaattttttatttataaaaatattataaaataaatatttttatttattaatatttaattaaaaatagaattaaaaaataatataatttttcaaaaatgtttAAATCAAGTACAAAATTTTTCGACAATCGTAATTGTGCAGATCGAGACAATAAGCAAGAGTCACGTGATGTTGTGTTGTTGCTCCAACCTCCATAGGATACCGACCTTTTACCcaaatatatatgtgtgtgattgtgtgtgtgtgtctttttatttatgatataAAAATTTCGCGTAGAATAAGATGCAtgctaaaaaaattatataatatagtaaatatgaatttatttttacattttgatcaataaaataatttaaaaggtaaaatatgtatGTAGTTAAATTTAGTAACACTAtttgactttaaaaaaaaaagcaatttaagtaaaaggaaaaaaatgttataaatatattattatagatgattatcttatttAGTTAGATTTGAAAGATTCGTGATATTTACAAATATGTCAAGATAATATCTAtaaagatttgtatcttgtaatcttttcctataaatagggtgattgagttcaataataattgcacctgagtattgactcatatgaattctCTATTCTCTCATTAATTCTCTCTACTCACCTCTCttattattttatgatttataacacgttatcagcacgatgcaTTAACCAACtgagaatgaaaataattctcGTTTTATTGATGCTATTGAAATAACACAACGTGTTGTCAATACTCAAATTTATGAGAGATATTCAATGGTGCTCTAGAACTAGCACAAAGATATATTCATTAGTGTTCTAGAAGTAGCACAAtgaaataattgatatattggtgctcatgaaatatcatgaatatgttgatggCTATAAAATAACACaacatgattttatattgagaatttgaagaaattcatgatcaagatataatatattgagaattttgagATATTCATGATTACAATTTTGATATATCGAAAGATATTCataaattcatgatataatatattgaatattgagataTTCAAGATTAAGATCTGATATAGCAtcaaatatattgagaatctaaAGAGATTCctagttataatataatatattgagaatctgaatagattcatgataaagatgtgatatatGATTTCTTATATTGAGAAAGTAAAGAAATCATTAttgatatctgatatgatatacaAGATCTATAAATATCATTGAAGAAATAGATCTCATGTCAAATTGTAtcaatattaaaatattgataaaaagatgcaagatttgataatattcatgaagaatattaatataagatCCAAGATACAGCAATATTCTTGAAGAATATTAATTTAAAGTGTTTTTGGTTGAATATTTTTTGAGGatttaaggatgctgtgacattcttagtactttatgttgatgacatcctactcattgggaatgaggtagggatgttgcagtcaacaaagatatggttatcaggtagattctcgatgaaggatttgggtgaggcgtcctatattctaggaatacagatctatagagatagatctaagagaatgataggactcactcaagcaacctacatcaacaccatattgaaaaggttttctatggatgagtccaagagaggacatctacctatatgtcatggagtttctctatccaagtctatgtctcccaagactgacgaagagatagagaaaatgacacacataccatatgcatcagccataggtagtattatgtatgggatgatatctaccagaccggatgtagcctttgctctgagtgtcacgagcagatatcaggccaatcccggtcaaatgcattggaaagctgtgaaggatattctaaagtacttgagaaggactaagaatatattcatggtttatggaggaagagaattgaaattggaaggctataccgactctagcttccaaagtgacgtggatgactcgaagtcaacctctggatttgtattcatgctcaatggcggtgctgtctcttggaagagttccaagcaggacaccac comes from Henckelia pumila isolate YLH828 chromosome 4, ASM3356847v2, whole genome shotgun sequence and encodes:
- the LOC140863455 gene encoding gamma-glutamyl peptidase 5-like; this encodes MGGQKFAVLLCAEDSDHVKKMYGGYYGVFVRMLREEGEVWDLFRVAKGEFPTDEEIGEYEGFVITGSCNDAHGSDIWICKLVILLKKLDAMKKKVLGFCFGHQILGRALGGKTGRAITGWDIGLREVEFLPSQMFASLKMPPSLSIIEFHRDEVWELPPKAEVLAWSKKTGVEMFRYGNHIMGIQGHPEYTKDIVLHIINRLLNLKVIEESLGEEAKSRLEAGEPDREAWKKLCVSFLKGRL